Proteins co-encoded in one Salvia splendens isolate huo1 chromosome 4, SspV2, whole genome shotgun sequence genomic window:
- the LOC121801597 gene encoding probable 3-hydroxyisobutyrate dehydrogenase-like 1, mitochondrial: MRLLSLRRSLPPSLLLRRTMSSSTAAPITPATTKLGWIGTGVMGSSMCSHLLKAGFTVTVFTRTKSKAQTLLSMGAHWADSPKSLASQSDVVFSIVGYPSDVRHVLLDPSSGALSGLRPGGALVDMTTSDPSLALEIHSAAASAGSSSVDAPVSGGDRGARLAALSIFAGGDEAVVSRLTPLLSCLGRVYYMGGAGKGQFCKLANQVTIASTMVGLCEGLIYAHKAGLDLENYLTAISTGAAGSKSLDLYGARILKRDFEAGFYVNHFVKDLGICLRECQSMGLSLPGLALAQQLYVSLQAHGEGDLGTQALILALERLNNVSIQPI, translated from the exons ATGCGTCTGTTATCCCTCCGCCGCTCACTCCCTCCCTCACTTCTCCTCCGCCGCACCATgtcctcctccaccgccgccccCATCACCCCCGCCACCACCAAGCTAGGGTGGATCGGCACGGGCGTGATGGGCAGCTCGATGTGCTCCCACCTCCTCAAAGCGGGCTTCACCGTCACCGTCTTCACCCGCACCAAATCCAAGGCCCAAACCCTCCTCTCCATGGGGGCCCACTGGGCCGATTCCCCCAAATCCCTCGCCTCCCAATCCGACGTCGTCTTCTCCATCGTCGGCTACCCCTCCGACGTCCGCCACGTCCTCCTCGATCCCTCCTCCGGCGCCCTCTCCGGCCTCCGCCCCGGCGGCGCCCTCGTCGACATGACCACCTCCGACCCCTCCCTCGCCCTCGAGATCCACTCCGCCGCAGCCTCCGCCGGCTCCTCCTCCGTCGACGCCCCCGTCTCCGGCGGCGACCGCGGCGCACGCCTCGCCGCGCTCTCGATCTTCGCCGGCGGAGACGAGGCCGTGGTCAGCCGATTAACCCCTCTCCTCAGCTGCCTGGGTAGGGTTTACTACATGGGCGGCGCGGGGAAGGGGCAATTCTGTAAATTGGCAAATCAG GTGACGATTGCGTCGACGATGGTGGGATTGTGCGAGGGTTTGATCTACGCGCATAAGGCCGGTCTCGATTTGGAGAACTATCTCACCGCTATTTCGACTGGCGCTGCCGGATCGAAATCGCTCGATCTGTACGGCGCGAGGATTTTGAAGAGGGATTTCGAGGCAGGATTTTACGTGAATCATTTCGTGAAGGATTTGGGGATTTGTTTGAGGGAATGCCAGAGCATGGGGCTGTCACTGCCGGGGCTGGCCTTGGCACAGCAGCTTTACGTATCGCTTCAGGCTCACGGTGAGGGCGATTTGGGGACGCAGGCGCTAATTCTGGCGCTCGAGAGGCTTAATAACGTATCGATTCAGCCGATCTAA